One part of the Ralstonia pickettii genome encodes these proteins:
- a CDS encoding ABC transporter ATP-binding protein produces MTKRYPSVVANDGVSLTVAPGEIHAVLGENGAGKSTLMKIIFGAVQPDAGEMKLDGQRVEIANPHQARSLGIAMVFQHFSLFDTLTVAENILLGLPAGTDLRDVADQVRSTGERYGLPLEPHRHVHTLSVGERQRVEIVRALLTKPRLLILDEPTSVLTPQAVEKLFVTLRQLAAEGTSILYISHKLDEIQALCHTATVMRMGKVTGVCDPRQETAASLSRMMIGGEPPRELRPQTTPGEVRMEVAGLSLPKAHAFATELHDIALQLRSGEIVGIAGVSGNGQQELLAALSGEDTRAAAQTISIGNEPVAKLDPRARRKRGLSFVPEERLGRGAVPSLSLAANTLLTHQRAPQVRGGLIDKKAAAKLATAIISRFGVKAGGPDALARSLSGGNLQKFIVGREIECAPRVLIVAQPTWGVDVGAAAQIHNEILALKAGGCAILIVSEELDELFALCDRLHVIANGRLSPSTPTHATDREQIGLWMSGMWDKAPVSTAASSEVVHG; encoded by the coding sequence ATGACCAAGCGCTACCCGAGCGTGGTCGCCAACGACGGCGTGAGCCTCACGGTCGCGCCGGGCGAGATCCACGCCGTGCTCGGCGAAAACGGCGCCGGCAAGTCGACGCTGATGAAGATCATCTTCGGCGCCGTGCAGCCTGACGCCGGCGAGATGAAGCTCGACGGCCAACGGGTCGAGATTGCCAACCCGCACCAGGCGCGATCGTTGGGTATCGCCATGGTGTTCCAGCACTTCTCGCTGTTCGACACGTTGACGGTGGCGGAGAACATCCTGCTCGGCCTGCCCGCCGGCACCGATCTGCGCGACGTGGCTGATCAGGTGCGCAGCACGGGCGAGAGGTATGGCCTGCCGCTGGAGCCGCATCGCCATGTGCATACCCTGTCGGTGGGCGAGCGCCAGCGCGTGGAAATCGTCCGCGCGCTGCTCACCAAGCCGCGTCTACTGATCCTTGACGAGCCGACCTCGGTGCTGACACCGCAGGCGGTCGAAAAGCTTTTCGTGACGTTGCGCCAGTTGGCGGCAGAGGGCACGAGCATCCTGTACATCAGCCACAAGCTCGACGAGATCCAGGCCCTGTGCCACACCGCCACGGTGATGCGCATGGGCAAGGTCACGGGCGTGTGTGACCCGCGCCAGGAAACGGCGGCATCGCTGTCGCGCATGATGATCGGCGGCGAGCCTCCGCGCGAATTGCGCCCGCAGACCACGCCGGGCGAGGTGCGCATGGAAGTGGCTGGCCTGTCGCTGCCCAAGGCACATGCCTTTGCGACGGAGCTGCATGACATCGCACTGCAGCTGCGCAGCGGCGAGATCGTCGGCATTGCAGGCGTATCGGGCAACGGGCAGCAGGAACTGCTGGCAGCCCTGTCCGGCGAAGACACCCGCGCGGCGGCACAGACCATCAGCATCGGCAACGAGCCAGTCGCCAAGCTGGACCCGCGTGCGCGCCGCAAACGCGGGCTGTCGTTCGTGCCGGAAGAGCGCCTGGGGCGCGGTGCCGTGCCGTCGCTGTCGCTGGCGGCCAATACGCTGTTGACGCATCAACGTGCGCCACAGGTGCGTGGGGGGCTCATCGACAAGAAAGCCGCCGCCAAGCTGGCTACCGCCATCATCAGCCGGTTTGGCGTGAAGGCTGGCGGCCCCGACGCGTTGGCCAGGAGCCTGTCGGGCGGCAACCTGCAGAAATTCATCGTCGGCCGCGAAATCGAATGCGCGCCGCGCGTGCTCATCGTCGCGCAACCCACCTGGGGCGTCGACGTGGGTGCGGCGGCGCAGATCCACAACGAAATCCTCGCGCTCAAGGCAGGGGGCTGCGCCATCCTGATCGTGTCGGAAGAACTCGACGAACTCTTTGCGCTGTGCGATCGCCTGCACGTGATCGCCAACGGGCGCCTCTCCCCCTCCACGCCCACGCACGCCACCGACCGCGAACAGATCGGCCTGTGGATGAGCGGCATGTGGGACAAGGCCCCGGTTTCAACCGCAGCAAGCTCGGAGGTGGTCCATGGCTGA
- a CDS encoding ABC transporter permease, which yields MADVMHGSRLALPISLELRAIPSRTMAYASPLIALALTMVFGLLLFALLGKDPVAGLRVFLVEPLVSKRAIGEVLLKTVPLVLCALGLSVCYRANVWNIGAEGQLIVGGIFAAATIIYFDTPTPAIPGGFALVLAIVAGLIGGALWAAITALLRDRFHANEILVSLMLTYIAQLLLLYVVNGPLKDPNGMNFPQSIVFDSAFVLPTLVAGTRLHVGFLFMLVMTAAMTLFVFRSFAGYRLQVGGLAPQAARYAGFSSRAALWTALLVSGGLAGIAGAFEVTGPIGQLLPSISPGYGFAAIVVAFVGRLNPVGTVLGAIVMSLFYIGGELAQSRLGLPSAITGVFQGMLLFFLLACDTLIEYRLRWRAHH from the coding sequence ATGGCTGACGTCATGCATGGCAGCCGCCTGGCGCTGCCGATCTCGCTGGAGCTGCGCGCGATCCCGTCGCGCACCATGGCCTATGCCTCGCCGCTGATCGCCCTGGCGCTGACGATGGTGTTTGGCCTGCTGCTGTTCGCGCTGCTGGGCAAAGATCCGGTGGCCGGTCTGCGCGTGTTTCTGGTCGAGCCGCTGGTGAGCAAGCGGGCGATTGGTGAAGTGCTGCTCAAGACCGTGCCGCTGGTGCTGTGCGCGCTTGGCTTGTCGGTGTGCTATCGGGCCAACGTGTGGAATATCGGCGCGGAGGGGCAGCTCATCGTGGGCGGCATCTTTGCAGCGGCCACGATCATCTACTTCGATACACCGACGCCCGCCATCCCCGGGGGCTTTGCACTGGTGCTGGCCATCGTTGCCGGCCTCATTGGCGGCGCGCTGTGGGCCGCAATCACGGCGCTGCTGCGCGATCGCTTTCATGCCAACGAGATCCTCGTCTCGCTCATGCTCACGTACATCGCGCAGTTGCTGCTGCTGTACGTGGTCAACGGGCCGTTGAAGGACCCGAACGGCATGAACTTCCCGCAATCGATCGTGTTCGACAGCGCGTTCGTTCTGCCGACGCTCGTCGCCGGCACGCGCTTGCACGTCGGCTTCCTGTTCATGCTCGTGATGACGGCGGCGATGACGTTGTTCGTCTTCCGCAGCTTCGCGGGCTATCGGTTGCAGGTGGGTGGCCTCGCTCCACAGGCCGCGCGCTATGCGGGTTTCTCGTCGCGTGCGGCGCTGTGGACGGCGCTGCTGGTGTCGGGCGGCCTGGCGGGTATTGCCGGCGCCTTTGAGGTCACGGGGCCGATCGGGCAACTGCTGCCATCCATTTCCCCCGGCTACGGCTTTGCCGCCATCGTTGTGGCGTTCGTCGGGCGCTTGAATCCGGTGGGCACCGTGCTGGGTGCGATCGTGATGTCGCTGTTCTATATCGGTGGCGAGCTTGCGCAATCGCGCTTGGGCCTGCCGTCGGCCATTACCGGAGTGTTCCAGGGGATGCTGCTGTTCTTCCTGCTCGCCTGCGACACGCTCATCGAATACCGCCTGCGCTGGCGCGCGCATCACTGA
- a CDS encoding ABC transporter permease: MESLAPLIAASINAGTPLLLAALGLLMNERSGVLNLGAEGMMLVAAVVGFMVGYQTQIPLLGFAAGAIAGMVMAALFAWLALVLVTNQVATGLALSIFGTGLSAFMGQRFVGMSLPAQAHGIPGLESIPVVGPALFAHHWMVYFSLLLCGAIAWFLFKTRAGLTLRAIGESPESAHALGYPVRTIRFGALLFGGACCGLAGAYLSLVYTPMWVENMVAGRGWIALALTTFATWRPLRILFGALLFGGVTILQFHLQGMGVSVPSQILSMAPFAATIVVLAIISRNPDWIRLNMPASLGKPFRPGAA; encoded by the coding sequence ATGGAAAGTCTCGCCCCCCTGATCGCCGCGTCGATCAACGCCGGCACCCCGCTGTTGCTGGCCGCCTTGGGCCTCTTGATGAACGAGCGCTCCGGCGTGCTCAACCTCGGCGCGGAAGGCATGATGCTGGTGGCCGCCGTGGTTGGTTTCATGGTCGGCTACCAGACGCAGATTCCGCTGCTGGGCTTTGCTGCCGGTGCGATTGCAGGCATGGTGATGGCGGCCCTGTTTGCATGGCTCGCGCTGGTGCTCGTCACGAACCAGGTCGCCACGGGCCTCGCCTTGTCGATCTTCGGCACCGGACTGTCCGCCTTCATGGGGCAGCGCTTTGTGGGCATGTCGCTGCCGGCGCAGGCGCACGGCATCCCGGGGCTGGAGTCGATTCCGGTCGTGGGCCCCGCCCTGTTTGCGCACCACTGGATGGTCTATTTCAGCCTGCTGCTGTGCGGCGCGATTGCCTGGTTTCTGTTCAAGACGCGCGCGGGCCTCACGCTGCGCGCCATTGGCGAATCGCCGGAATCGGCTCACGCGCTCGGCTACCCGGTGCGCACTATCCGCTTTGGCGCGCTGTTGTTCGGCGGCGCATGCTGCGGGCTGGCCGGCGCATATCTTTCGCTGGTCTACACGCCAATGTGGGTCGAAAACATGGTCGCCGGACGCGGCTGGATTGCCCTGGCCCTGACCACCTTTGCCACCTGGCGCCCGCTGCGCATCCTGTTCGGCGCGCTGCTGTTTGGCGGCGTGACGATCCTGCAATTTCACCTGCAAGGGATGGGCGTGTCGGTACCGTCGCAGATTCTGTCGATGGCACCGTTTGCCGCCACCATCGTCGTGCTGGCCATCATCTCGCGCAATCCGGATTGGATTCGTCTGAACATGCCCGCATCGCTGGGCAAGCCGTTCCGCCCGGGGGCTGCCTAA
- a CDS encoding BMP family ABC transporter substrate-binding protein → MNVTRRITLAALAAGAALTLWGCGKSNDSAGGNAAPAASSAPAAAAPAPANEPLKIAFVYVGPVGDAGWTHAHDDGRKEVEAKFGDKVKTSFVESVPESAADAERVFRDLATQGNKVIFGTSFGFMESMLKVAKEFPDVKFEHATGFKTADNLGQYDVRTYEGAYLAGVVAGKMSKSGKLGVVGSVPIPEVIRNIDSFTLGARSVNPKATTRVVWVNKWFDPGKEREAATTLIGQGVDVLMQNTDSAAVVQTAQEKGVYAIGWDSDMTKFGEKAHLAASINKWGVYYTKVIGDVLENKWKPETVWWGLKEGAIDLGAYNAVVPEDVKTLVETRKKGIIDGSAPIWKGPLKDNTGKEVLPADKVADDGFLHGIKFYVDGVEGKIPG, encoded by the coding sequence ATGAACGTTACCCGCAGGATCACGCTGGCCGCTCTGGCCGCCGGCGCTGCCCTGACCCTCTGGGGTTGCGGCAAGTCCAACGACAGCGCTGGCGGCAACGCCGCGCCGGCCGCGTCCTCGGCCCCAGCCGCAGCCGCACCGGCTCCGGCCAATGAGCCGCTGAAGATCGCCTTCGTCTACGTCGGCCCCGTGGGCGACGCAGGCTGGACCCACGCCCACGATGACGGCCGCAAGGAAGTCGAAGCCAAGTTCGGCGACAAGGTGAAGACCAGCTTCGTCGAAAGCGTGCCCGAAAGCGCCGCGGATGCCGAACGCGTGTTCCGCGACCTGGCCACGCAAGGCAACAAGGTCATCTTCGGTACGAGCTTCGGTTTCATGGAATCGATGCTCAAGGTTGCCAAGGAATTCCCGGACGTGAAGTTCGAGCACGCCACGGGTTTCAAGACTGCTGACAACCTCGGCCAGTACGACGTTCGCACGTATGAAGGCGCATATCTGGCAGGCGTGGTGGCCGGCAAGATGAGCAAGTCGGGCAAGCTGGGCGTGGTGGGATCGGTGCCCATCCCCGAGGTGATCCGCAACATCGATTCGTTCACGCTGGGCGCACGCAGCGTCAACCCGAAGGCCACCACCCGCGTGGTGTGGGTCAACAAGTGGTTCGATCCGGGCAAGGAGCGCGAAGCGGCCACCACCCTCATCGGCCAGGGCGTTGACGTGCTGATGCAGAACACCGACTCCGCCGCAGTCGTGCAAACCGCGCAAGAGAAAGGCGTCTACGCCATCGGCTGGGACAGCGACATGACCAAGTTTGGCGAGAAGGCCCACCTGGCCGCCTCGATCAACAAATGGGGCGTGTACTACACCAAGGTCATCGGCGACGTACTTGAAAACAAGTGGAAGCCGGAAACCGTGTGGTGGGGTCTGAAGGAAGGCGCAATCGACCTGGGCGCTTACAACGCCGTGGTGCCCGAAGACGTGAAGACGCTGGTCGAGACCCGCAAGAAGGGCATCATCGACGGCTCGGCACCGATTTGGAAGGGTCCGCTCAAGGACAACACCGGCAAGGAAGTCCTGCCCGCTGACAAGGTCGCCGACGACGGCTTCCTGCACGGCATCAAGTTCTACGTCGACGGCGTGGAAGGCAAGATTCCGGGCTAA
- a CDS encoding YkvA family protein, with translation MFGRLFRLWSVVRNDVRLLWFALRHPDKPWWLAPAALLLVGYVVSPIDLIPDVIPVIGWVDDIVLVPFALHMLLRGLPERVREDARFAAARRVNPAGR, from the coding sequence ATGTTCGGACGACTCTTCCGCCTGTGGAGCGTGGTGCGCAACGATGTGCGCCTGCTGTGGTTTGCATTGCGCCATCCGGACAAACCGTGGTGGCTCGCACCGGCTGCGCTGCTGCTGGTTGGCTATGTGGTATCGCCGATCGACCTGATCCCGGATGTCATCCCGGTGATCGGCTGGGTGGACGACATCGTGCTGGTGCCGTTTGCGCTGCACATGCTGCTGCGCGGCCTGCCTGAGCGCGTGCGCGAAGATGCGCGCTTTGCGGCCGCCCGGCGTGTGAATCCCGCCGGGCGGTAA
- a CDS encoding quinone oxidoreductase family protein, with protein MTQAKAIRIFETGGPEVMQYVDVDVPAPGPGEVTVKQHAVGLNYIDVYFRTGLYPQPLPGGIGMEASGVVEAVGEGVTHVKPGDRVAYAGRPTGAYAAVRTMPADILVRLPDAIDFETGAAMMLQGMTAQYLLRDSYRVQPGDTVLFHAAAGGVGLIACQWLKALGATVIGTVGSDAKAELARAHGCDHTIVYTRENFTERVREITGGKGVPVVYDGIGKDTFMGSLDCLAPRGMMVIYGNASGPVPPFDLSVLSAKGSLKITRPTLMTYTARRELLEPMAAELFDVVGSGKVKIEIHQRYDLQNAAQAHRDLEARKTTGSTIFLP; from the coding sequence ATGACACAAGCGAAAGCCATCCGCATCTTCGAGACCGGCGGTCCGGAGGTGATGCAGTACGTCGATGTCGATGTGCCCGCGCCCGGCCCCGGCGAGGTGACGGTCAAGCAGCATGCCGTCGGCCTGAACTACATCGACGTGTATTTCCGCACGGGTCTGTATCCGCAGCCGCTGCCGGGCGGCATCGGCATGGAAGCGTCGGGTGTGGTGGAGGCGGTGGGCGAGGGCGTGACGCACGTCAAGCCTGGCGACCGCGTCGCCTATGCCGGCCGCCCCACCGGTGCCTATGCGGCGGTGCGAACCATGCCGGCCGACATTCTGGTGCGCCTGCCGGATGCGATCGACTTTGAAACCGGCGCAGCCATGATGCTGCAGGGCATGACCGCGCAATACCTGCTGCGCGACAGCTACCGTGTGCAGCCGGGCGATACGGTGTTGTTCCATGCGGCCGCAGGCGGCGTGGGTTTGATTGCGTGCCAGTGGCTCAAGGCGCTCGGCGCTACCGTCATCGGCACCGTCGGCAGCGATGCCAAGGCTGAACTTGCCCGTGCGCACGGCTGCGATCACACCATCGTCTACACGCGCGAGAACTTCACCGAACGCGTGCGCGAAATCACTGGCGGCAAGGGCGTGCCGGTGGTCTACGACGGCATTGGAAAGGACACCTTCATGGGCTCGCTGGATTGCCTCGCACCGCGCGGGATGATGGTGATATACGGCAACGCATCGGGCCCGGTGCCCCCGTTTGACCTCAGCGTGCTGAGCGCAAAAGGCTCGCTCAAGATCACCCGCCCGACGCTGATGACCTATACGGCGCGACGCGAACTGCTGGAACCGATGGCGGCAGAGTTGTTTGATGTGGTGGGCAGCGGCAAGGTGAAAATCGAAATTCACCAACGCTATGACCTGCAGAACGCGGCGCAGGCGCACCGCGATCTAGAAGCGCGCAAGACGACCGGGTCGACGATCTTCTTGCCGTAA
- a CDS encoding methylglyoxal synthase, with protein sequence MTTLTPESAVRKRRVALIAHDHKKDDMVAFAQTHQAFLSQCDLLATGTTGGRLEKEVGLTVQRMLSGPRGGDLQIGAQLAEGRVDAVIFLRDPMTPQPHEPDINALVRACDVHNIPCATNLATADLVMSALQRVAPDPKEIHA encoded by the coding sequence ATGACCACTCTTACGCCCGAAAGCGCAGTCCGCAAACGCCGTGTCGCACTGATCGCACACGACCACAAAAAAGATGACATGGTCGCTTTCGCCCAAACGCACCAGGCCTTCCTGTCGCAATGCGACTTGCTGGCGACCGGCACCACGGGTGGCCGCCTGGAGAAGGAAGTCGGCCTGACCGTGCAGCGCATGCTGTCCGGCCCGCGGGGCGGCGACTTGCAGATTGGCGCGCAGTTGGCCGAAGGCCGTGTCGACGCCGTCATCTTCCTGCGCGACCCGATGACGCCGCAACCGCACGAACCTGATATCAACGCGCTGGTCCGCGCCTGCGACGTCCACAACATTCCCTGCGCCACCAACCTTGCCACCGCCGACCTGGTGATGTCGGCCCTGCAACGGGTGGCGCCTGATCCGAAGGAGATTCACGCATGA
- a CDS encoding SDR family oxidoreductase — protein MDLGLKGKRALVCGASKGLGFACADALAAEGVDVVIVARGAEALSAAAERIRTAHGVRVEAVATDITTPEGRAEALLACERLGGSPDILINNAGGPPPGNFRDWDRDAWNAALNANMLTPIDLIKATVDKMIERRWGRIVNITSGAVKAPIDVLGLSNGARSGLTGFVAGLAREVAKHGVTINNLLPGQFETDRLTKTLEAGAKAVGISAEENFDRKRQGNPTRRFGQPAEFGAVCAFLCSQHAGYLNAQNILLDGGSFPGTF, from the coding sequence ATGGACTTGGGCCTGAAAGGCAAGCGAGCGCTGGTGTGCGGCGCAAGCAAGGGATTGGGCTTTGCGTGCGCCGACGCGCTGGCTGCCGAAGGCGTGGATGTGGTGATCGTCGCGCGCGGTGCCGAAGCGTTGTCGGCAGCCGCCGAGCGCATCCGCACGGCGCACGGTGTGCGCGTGGAGGCCGTCGCCACCGACATCACCACGCCGGAAGGCCGCGCCGAAGCGCTGCTCGCTTGCGAGCGCCTGGGCGGCTCGCCCGACATTCTGATCAACAATGCGGGCGGTCCGCCGCCGGGCAACTTCCGCGATTGGGACCGCGACGCGTGGAATGCCGCGCTCAACGCCAACATGCTCACGCCTATCGACCTCATCAAAGCTACCGTCGACAAGATGATCGAGCGCCGCTGGGGCCGCATCGTCAACATCACCAGCGGGGCGGTGAAGGCGCCGATCGACGTGCTGGGTCTGTCCAACGGCGCGCGCTCTGGCCTGACGGGCTTCGTGGCCGGCCTGGCGCGTGAAGTCGCCAAGCATGGCGTAACGATCAACAATCTGTTGCCGGGGCAGTTCGAGACCGACCGCCTGACCAAGACGCTGGAGGCAGGCGCCAAGGCCGTCGGCATCAGCGCAGAAGAGAATTTCGACCGCAAGCGGCAGGGCAATCCCACCCGACGCTTCGGCCAACCGGCCGAGTTTGGCGCCGTGTGTGCCTTCCTCTGCAGCCAGCATGCCGGCTACCTGAATGCGCAAAACATCCTGTTGGATGGCGGCAGCTTTCCTGGCACCTTCTAA
- a CDS encoding DMT family transporter — MTTASSVSSTPARTTDTGGLLLASVGAVLFSAKAIVAKLMYRYQVDAVMVITLRMLLAAPLFMAMGWWQSRRAEPLAVPDRWRIVGLGLIGYYLSSFLDFLGLQYITAGLERLILFLTPSFVLLITSTVFKRRITGLQWVSLALAYAGIVLVFAHDLNLGGNNVWLGGGLVLASAISYGIYLLASGELVKRVGSMRLVAYAMCVSTAACIVQFLVLRPMSALVLPWQVYGLSTINSVFCTVAPVTMTMMAVARVGAPVASQAGMIGPVSTLLLGWWLLGEPITIWQIAGSALVLAGMALLSRRRG, encoded by the coding sequence GTGACCACCGCGTCCTCTGTGTCTTCCACGCCCGCAAGAACCACCGACACCGGTGGCCTGCTGCTCGCCTCGGTGGGCGCCGTGCTGTTCTCCGCCAAGGCCATCGTCGCCAAGCTGATGTACCGCTATCAGGTGGACGCCGTCATGGTCATCACCCTGCGCATGCTGCTGGCCGCGCCGCTGTTCATGGCGATGGGATGGTGGCAGTCGCGCCGTGCGGAGCCCCTGGCTGTGCCGGACCGCTGGCGCATCGTCGGCTTGGGGCTCATCGGCTATTACCTCTCCAGCTTTCTCGACTTCCTCGGGCTGCAGTACATCACGGCCGGGCTGGAGCGGCTGATCCTGTTTCTGACGCCGTCGTTCGTGCTGTTGATCACGTCAACGGTATTCAAGCGGCGCATTACCGGCTTGCAATGGGTGTCGCTGGCGCTGGCCTATGCCGGCATCGTGCTGGTGTTCGCGCATGACCTGAATCTGGGCGGCAACAACGTCTGGCTGGGCGGCGGTTTGGTGCTCGCCAGCGCCATCAGCTACGGTATCTATCTGCTGGCCAGCGGTGAGCTGGTCAAACGCGTGGGTTCGATGCGGCTCGTCGCCTATGCGATGTGCGTGTCGACCGCGGCCTGTATCGTCCAGTTTCTGGTGCTGCGGCCGATGTCGGCGCTGGTGTTGCCCTGGCAGGTATATGGGCTGTCGACCATCAACTCGGTGTTCTGTACTGTGGCGCCGGTCACGATGACGATGATGGCGGTGGCGCGCGTGGGTGCGCCGGTGGCGTCGCAGGCGGGCATGATCGGGCCGGTGTCGACGCTGCTGTTGGGCTGGTGGCTGCTGGGCGAGCCGATCACGATTTGGCAGATTGCCGGCAGTGCGTTGGTGCTTGCCGGTATGGCGCTGCTGTCACGCCGTCGCGGCTGA
- a CDS encoding NCS1 family nucleobase:cation symporter-1 — protein sequence MSQTTSAAFSADAAGAPDPTLWNEDLNPTPPAARTWTATNYAALWVSMVVSVPAYMLASGLMSEGMNWWQAVLTVFLGNLIVLVPMVLVGHAGTKYGIPFPVLVRASFGVRGAQLPAILRAIVACGWFGIQTWLGSQAIYTILNVVTDNMLVGSNIPGLGINPGQGFCFLLFWALHIWLITKGLESIKRFQALATPLLILAALGLVWWAYINAGGFGPMLSAPSAFSAGGKRAGEFWGFFWPSLTAMVGYWATLALNIPDFTRFARSQRDQLVGQAIGLPLPMGLLALVAVLVTSSTVVIYGQAIWDPVTLAGKMTGPSVIVALLALITATLMTNIAANVVSPAYDFSNLAPHRISFRIGGYITAGIGLAMMPWKILETTKGYIFTWLVGYGALLGPVAGIMMVDYFLVRRTVLKTGELFRVDGPYGYGNGWNGRAIVALIIGVLPNLPGFFKQAGFVASVPGMFEALYTYAWFVGLAISAVVYVLLMRGRR from the coding sequence ATGAGCCAAACCACCTCTGCCGCATTCTCTGCGGACGCCGCCGGGGCACCCGACCCGACCCTCTGGAACGAAGACCTCAACCCGACCCCGCCCGCCGCCCGCACCTGGACGGCCACCAACTACGCCGCGCTGTGGGTGTCGATGGTGGTGTCGGTGCCGGCCTACATGCTGGCTTCGGGCCTGATGAGCGAGGGCATGAACTGGTGGCAGGCGGTGCTGACGGTGTTTCTCGGCAACCTGATCGTGCTCGTGCCGATGGTGCTGGTGGGGCACGCGGGTACCAAGTACGGCATTCCCTTCCCTGTGCTGGTGCGGGCCTCGTTCGGCGTGCGCGGTGCGCAGTTGCCGGCCATTCTGCGGGCCATCGTGGCGTGCGGCTGGTTCGGCATCCAGACGTGGCTGGGCAGCCAGGCGATCTACACGATCCTCAACGTCGTCACGGACAACATGCTGGTCGGCAGCAATATTCCGGGGCTGGGCATCAACCCGGGCCAGGGATTCTGCTTCCTGCTGTTCTGGGCGCTGCACATCTGGCTGATCACCAAGGGACTCGAATCGATCAAGCGCTTCCAGGCGCTGGCCACCCCGCTGCTGATCCTGGCGGCACTCGGCCTGGTCTGGTGGGCGTATATCAATGCGGGCGGCTTTGGCCCAATGCTCTCGGCGCCGTCGGCGTTTTCTGCCGGCGGTAAGCGCGCCGGCGAGTTCTGGGGCTTCTTCTGGCCGTCGCTCACCGCCATGGTCGGCTACTGGGCCACGCTGGCGCTGAATATTCCCGACTTCACCCGCTTCGCACGCAGCCAGCGCGACCAGCTCGTCGGGCAAGCGATCGGCCTGCCGCTGCCGATGGGTCTGCTGGCGCTGGTGGCCGTGCTCGTCACGTCGTCCACGGTGGTCATCTACGGCCAGGCCATCTGGGATCCGGTTACGCTGGCCGGCAAGATGACCGGCCCGTCGGTCATCGTGGCACTGCTGGCGCTGATCACCGCCACGCTGATGACGAACATCGCCGCGAACGTGGTGTCGCCGGCGTATGACTTTTCAAACCTGGCGCCGCATCGCATCTCGTTCCGCATCGGCGGCTACATCACGGCGGGCATCGGCCTGGCGATGATGCCGTGGAAGATCCTGGAAACCACCAAGGGCTACATCTTCACGTGGCTGGTCGGTTACGGCGCGCTGCTGGGCCCGGTGGCCGGCATCATGATGGTCGATTACTTCCTGGTGCGCCGCACGGTGCTCAAGACCGGTGAACTGTTCCGCGTGGACGGCCCGTACGGTTACGGCAACGGCTGGAACGGCCGCGCCATCGTCGCGCTCATCATCGGCGTGCTGCCCAATCTGCCGGGCTTCTTCAAGCAAGCCGGGTTCGTCGCCAGCGTGCCGGGCATGTTCGAAGCGCTGTACACGTATGCGTGGTTCGTGGGCTTGGCGATCTCCGCCGTGGTGTATGTGCTCCTGATGCGCGGCCGCCGCTGA
- the upp gene encoding uracil phosphoribosyltransferase yields MKQDPRFPNLFILNHPLIQHKLTHMRDKDTSTRTFRELLREITLLMGYEITRNLPLTSRHIDTPMGPMEAPVIAGRKLAVVPVLRAGVGMSDGLIELIPSARIGHIGVYRDEQHRPVEYLVRLPDLEDRTFILCDPMVATGYSAVHAVDVMKKRGVPDENILFLALVAAPEGVEVFQKAHPGVKLFVASLDSHLDENAYIIPGLGDAGDRLFGTKN; encoded by the coding sequence ATGAAACAAGATCCGCGCTTTCCGAACCTGTTCATCCTCAACCACCCGCTGATCCAGCACAAGCTCACGCACATGCGCGACAAGGACACGTCGACACGCACGTTCCGCGAGTTGCTGCGTGAGATCACGCTGCTGATGGGCTACGAGATCACCCGCAACCTGCCGCTGACCAGCCGCCACATCGACACGCCGATGGGCCCGATGGAAGCGCCCGTCATCGCCGGCCGCAAGCTGGCCGTGGTGCCGGTGCTGCGTGCGGGCGTGGGTATGAGCGACGGCTTGATCGAACTGATTCCGTCGGCGCGTATCGGCCATATCGGCGTGTACCGTGATGAGCAGCACCGTCCGGTGGAATACCTCGTGCGGCTGCCCGACCTGGAAGACCGCACCTTCATCCTGTGCGATCCGATGGTCGCCACCGGTTACTCGGCCGTACACGCCGTCGACGTGATGAAGAAACGCGGCGTGCCCGACGAGAACATCCTGTTCCTGGCACTCGTGGCGGCGCCCGAAGGCGTAGAGGTGTTCCAGAAGGCGCATCCGGGCGTGAAGCTGTTTGTGGCTTCGCTCGATTCGCACCTGGATGAAAACGCCTACATCATCCCGGGCCTAGGCGATGCGGGCGACCGCCTGTTCGGCACGAAAAACTGA